Proteins encoded in a region of the Bacillota bacterium genome:
- a CDS encoding phosphohydrolase → MNPHEEDINIIDIAHALSMLCRANGHMTQFFSVGQHSINCAAEAKKRGFSDRIQFACLLHDASEAYISDITRPVKAVLESYREIEKELQKIIYDKFNIKDLSDEEHLKIDICDDVMLSAEFDAMHPHADFETEYKVLSMPDLA, encoded by the coding sequence TGCACATGCACTGTCAATGCTTTGTCGTGCAAATGGACATATGACGCAGTTTTTCAGCGTCGGGCAGCATTCCATTAATTGTGCCGCGGAAGCAAAAAAACGTGGATTTTCTGATCGAATACAGTTTGCCTGCCTGTTACACGATGCCAGCGAGGCTTATATTTCTGATATTACACGCCCGGTTAAAGCCGTTCTTGAAAGTTACAGAGAAATCGAAAAAGAACTTCAGAAGATCATATACGATAAATTTAATATTAAAGACTTAAGCGATGAAGAACACTTAAAAATAGATATTTGCGATGATGTCATGCTTTCAGCTGAGTTTGATGCTATGCACCCTCATGCCGATTTTGAGACAGAATACAAGGTTTTATCTATGCCAGATTTAGCCG